A window of the Radiobacillus deserti genome harbors these coding sequences:
- a CDS encoding LTA synthase family protein, producing MKKLLSFKLGFFFLTIAFIWLKTYMAYTFEFNLGVEGSMQEFLLLINPLSSAIVFLGLTLWMKGRKAAIWMIIVNLIMTIVLIADVLYYRFFDDFLTIATLSQSSNIGEMKEGVYGILNWTDILYFVDLVVLSYIVVKRPELKNFQLRKWVSPLVVIAGTGLFFINLTLANEDRPELLQRTFDRNYIVKYLGLYNYTIYDGIQTAQIEAQKAYASSDDLTQISNYTTSHYAEPNEKYFGIAEGKNIIKIHLESFQTFLIDYKLNGEEVTPFLNKLAHGQENMIYFDNFFHHTGQGKTSDAELTTDNSLYGLPEGAAFMTKGLNTYQSLAEILDQNKDYTSAVFHADEKTFWNRNQIYKRIGYDYFFHDKFYDVTEENSENLGLKDKEFFEQSVPLLQQLEQPFYAHLMTMTHHYPFTLDEEDATIAKATTGDNTVDNYFQTARYLDEAVEQLFNDLKASGLYEDTVVVIYGDHNGISTNHNRAMEEILGKEITPFQNAQNQRVPLLMHIPGVEGGVNHTYGGQIDLMPTLLHLQGIDNRKLINFGTDLFSEEHDQTVAFRDGGFVSPKYTFVNDKVYDTQTGEVIEKDDTEEIQKLKRNVIQQLQLSDEVLYKDLLRFHDLENFKKVDPSDYEYTVEAFEDKK from the coding sequence ATGAAGAAACTTTTATCTTTTAAATTGGGTTTTTTCTTTTTGACTATCGCATTTATTTGGTTAAAAACATATATGGCTTATACATTTGAATTTAATCTTGGTGTGGAAGGATCCATGCAGGAATTTCTTCTACTTATTAATCCACTGAGCTCTGCCATCGTATTTCTTGGCTTAACACTTTGGATGAAGGGTCGCAAAGCTGCAATTTGGATGATTATTGTTAACTTAATCATGACCATTGTACTCATTGCGGACGTCCTATACTATCGATTCTTTGATGATTTCCTAACGATTGCAACACTTAGTCAGTCTAGTAACATCGGAGAAATGAAGGAAGGCGTATATGGTATCCTCAACTGGACCGATATTCTATATTTCGTCGATTTAGTTGTGTTGAGCTACATTGTAGTAAAGCGTCCTGAACTTAAGAACTTCCAATTACGTAAATGGGTTTCTCCATTAGTAGTGATTGCTGGGACTGGACTTTTCTTCATCAACCTTACTTTAGCAAATGAGGATCGTCCTGAGCTTTTACAAAGAACGTTTGACCGTAACTACATTGTGAAATATTTAGGGTTGTACAACTACACTATTTATGATGGCATCCAAACTGCTCAAATTGAAGCGCAAAAAGCATATGCAAGTAGTGATGATTTGACACAGATTTCAAACTACACAACATCGCATTACGCTGAACCGAATGAAAAATACTTTGGAATTGCCGAAGGAAAGAACATTATTAAGATTCACCTAGAAAGCTTCCAAACATTCTTAATTGATTACAAGTTAAACGGAGAAGAAGTAACTCCATTTTTAAACAAGCTTGCACATGGACAAGAAAACATGATTTACTTTGATAATTTCTTCCATCACACTGGACAAGGTAAAACGTCCGATGCGGAATTAACTACTGATAATAGTCTGTACGGTCTCCCAGAAGGTGCTGCGTTCATGACAAAGGGATTAAACACCTATCAATCACTAGCAGAAATTCTAGACCAAAATAAAGACTATACAAGTGCTGTATTCCATGCTGATGAGAAAACATTCTGGAACAGAAACCAAATTTACAAACGAATTGGCTATGATTATTTCTTCCATGATAAGTTTTATGATGTGACAGAAGAAAATTCTGAGAATCTTGGCTTAAAGGATAAAGAGTTCTTTGAACAGTCTGTTCCTTTGTTACAGCAATTAGAACAACCATTTTATGCACATCTAATGACTATGACGCATCATTACCCCTTTACATTAGATGAAGAGGATGCAACAATTGCAAAAGCTACCACAGGGGACAACACAGTAGATAACTACTTCCAAACTGCTCGTTACCTGGATGAAGCGGTAGAACAATTATTTAATGATTTAAAAGCAAGTGGGCTTTATGAGGATACAGTTGTGGTTATTTACGGAGATCATAACGGGATATCCACAAACCACAACCGTGCAATGGAAGAAATTCTAGGGAAAGAAATTACACCATTCCAAAACGCACAGAACCAACGTGTGCCGTTGCTTATGCACATCCCTGGTGTAGAAGGTGGAGTAAATCATACGTACGGTGGACAAATTGACTTAATGCCGACACTTCTTCACCTACAAGGAATTGATAACCGTAAGCTAATCAACTTCGGAACGGATTTATTTTCCGAGGAACACGATCAAACGGTAGCATTTAGAGATGGTGGGTTTGTTTCACCTAAATACACCTTTGTAAATGATAAGGTGTACGATACACAAACCGGTGAAGTGATCGAAAAAGATGATACAGAAGAAATCCAAAAGCTAAAACGTAACGTGATACAACAACTTCAACTTTCTGATGAGGTACTTTACAAGGATTTATTAAGATTCCATGACTTGGAGAACTTCAAAAAAGTAGATCCTTCAGATTACGAGTACACCGTTGAAGCATTTGAAGACAAGAAATAA
- the murB gene encoding UDP-N-acetylmuramate dehydrogenase: MINHQDIYEKLVQVASKENVLVNEELRNHTYTKLGGKADFLVTPETYDQVQRIVKLSNEEHIPFTLLGNGSNLIVKDGGIRGIVLTLKRLTNIKEENETVIAQSGAAIIEVSRFALAKKLKGLEFACGIPGTVGGALFMNAGAYGGEIKDVLKYAIVVDRKGNILKLNADDLDLGYRSSNIPDRGLIVLEAHFALSPGNYEEIKAIMEDLTFKRESKQPLEYPSCGSVFKRPPGYFAGKLIQDSELQGKGIGGAEVSTKHAGFIVNKSNATATEYIAVIEMVQKTVKEKFGVDLVREVKIIGED; the protein is encoded by the coding sequence ATGATCAATCATCAGGATATTTATGAAAAGTTAGTTCAAGTCGCGTCAAAAGAGAATGTGCTGGTAAATGAAGAATTACGAAACCACACTTATACGAAGCTTGGTGGAAAAGCAGACTTCCTTGTCACTCCGGAAACATACGACCAAGTGCAGCGAATTGTAAAGCTTTCAAATGAAGAGCATATTCCGTTTACTCTCTTAGGAAATGGGTCTAATTTGATTGTAAAAGATGGTGGAATACGAGGGATTGTATTAACCCTAAAACGACTGACTAATATTAAGGAAGAAAACGAAACCGTAATCGCACAAAGTGGTGCGGCGATTATCGAGGTGTCTCGTTTTGCTTTAGCGAAAAAATTAAAAGGATTAGAATTTGCATGTGGAATTCCCGGTACTGTTGGTGGTGCTTTGTTTATGAATGCAGGTGCTTATGGGGGAGAGATTAAGGATGTTCTTAAATATGCCATTGTGGTGGACCGTAAGGGAAATATTCTAAAATTGAATGCGGATGATCTTGATTTAGGCTACCGCTCAAGCAATATCCCAGACCGCGGACTTATTGTTTTGGAAGCACATTTCGCACTGTCACCAGGGAATTATGAAGAAATAAAAGCGATTATGGAGGATTTGACGTTCAAACGCGAATCCAAGCAACCGCTTGAATATCCTTCTTGTGGAAGTGTGTTTAAGCGTCCACCTGGTTATTTTGCGGGTAAATTGATTCAAGATAGTGAGCTCCAAGGAAAAGGCATTGGTGGGGCGGAAGTCTCAACGAAGCATGCTGGATTTATTGTCAATAAAAGCAATGCCACAGCCACAGAATATATCGCAGTAATAGAGATGGTGCAAAAAACAGTAAAAGAGAAGTTCGGTGTTGATTTAGTACGAGAAGTAAAAATTATTGGAGAAGATTGA